From one Onychomys torridus chromosome 12, mOncTor1.1, whole genome shotgun sequence genomic stretch:
- the Fam43a gene encoding protein FAM43A has protein sequence MLPWKKHKFELLAEAPPRQASKPKGYAVSLHYSALSSLARACPEGALSRVGSMFRSKRKKLHITSEDPTYTVLYLGNATTIQARGDGCTDLAVGKIWSKSEAGRQGTKMKLTVSAQGIRMVHAEERALRRPGHLYLLHRVTYCVADTRLPKVFAWVYRHELKHKAVMLRCHAVLVSKPEKAQAMALLLYQTSANALAEFKRLKRRDDARHQQQELVGAHTIPLVPLRKLLLHGPCCYKPPVERSRSAPKLGSITEDLLGEQQEEELQEEEEEHLEGCLEEEEEEEERVGDGDPAEEEAEAQGALVVAMHLECGDLLDPLENGHEEALGDSGVSLGPSSGTSPPLPGCDSDMKAQLSQLISDLGDLSFGNDVRTLESDLRVTRLLSGDSTGSESSIEGGGLDATPATYGTPSGPADCTSLDDSYSG, from the coding sequence ATGCTGCCGTGGAAGAAGCACAAGTTCGAGCTGCTGGCCGAGGCGCCGCCGCGGCAGGCGTCCAAGCCTAAGGGCTACGCTGTGAGCCTGCACTACTCCGCGCTCAGCTCCTTGGCGAGGGCCTGCCCGGAAGGGGCGCTCAGCCGGGTGGGCAGCATGTTCCGCTCCAAGCGCAAGAAGCTGCACATTACTAGCGAGGACCCCACTTACACCGTGCTCTACCTGGGTAATGCTACCACCATCCAGGCGCGCGGCGACGGTTGCACGGACCTAGCGGTGGGCAAGATCTGGAGCAAGAGTGAGGCTGGCCGTCAAGGCACGAAGATGAAGCTGACGGTGAGCGCGCAAGGCATCCGCATGGTGCACGCGGAGGAACGAGCGCTGCGGAGACCTGGCCACCTCTACCTGCTGCACCGCGTCACCTACTGTGTGGCAGACACCCGGCTGCCCAAAGTCTTCGCCTGGGTGTACCGGCATGAGCTGAAGCACAAGGCGGTGATGCTACGTTGCCACGCGGTGCTGGTGTCCAAGCCGGAGAAGGCTCAGGCTATGGCCCTGCTCCTCTACCAGACGTCAGCCAACGCTCTGGCAGAGTTTAAACGTCTCAAGCGGCGGGACGATGCGCGTCACCAGCAGCAGGAGCTGGTGGGTGCACACACCATCCCTCTAGTGCCACTGCGTAAACTGCTCTTGCACGGACCTTGCTGTTACAAGCCGCCGGTGGAGCGCAGCCGCAGCGCTCCCAAGCTAGGCTCTATCACCGAGGACCTGCTTGGGgaacagcaggaggaggagctgcaggaggaagaagaggagcacCTCGAGggctgcctggaggaggaagaggaagaagaggagcgtGTGGGGGATGGGGATCCAGcagaggaagaggctgaggcGCAGGGGGCGCTGGTGGTGGCTATGCACTTGGAATGTGGGGACTTGCTGGACCCGCTGGAGAATGGCCACGAGGAGGCGTTGGGAGACAGCGGGGTCTCGCTGGGCCCCAGCTCTGGGACCTCACCTCCTCTGCCAGGCTGTGACTCCGACATGAAGGCCCAGCTGTCTCAGCTTATTAGTGACCTGGGCGACCTTAGCTTTGGCAATGATGTGCGCACCCTGGAGTCCGATTTAAGGGTAACACGGCTGCTGTCGGGCGACAGCACGGGCAGTGAGAGCTCCATCGAGGGCGGAGGCCTGGATGCCACCCCTGCCACCTACGGCACCCCGTCGGGCCCTGCTGACTGCACCAGCCTAGATGACTCCTACTCCGGCTAA